The Hahella sp. HNIBRBA332 genome window below encodes:
- a CDS encoding GNAT family N-acetyltransferase, with the protein MTPFARGEVLLQSGSLTVVANAALPEERRLMVLETADGRVMTVMTPAMADKLGFYQLDGLSAADLRQKLQEAGVALHGADEIFYFSAEDKNTLMQEASENCIRPLSIQDEAIFNQFQGAATEQDLDDAYVELDHWEVVGAVVDDRLVCAASMYPWDSYPGDQARIADLGVLTLPPFRGQGYARKVVRAICRRASEKGYEPQYRCQFDNQASASLAKAVGLTWFGRWEVISPDSAA; encoded by the coding sequence ATGACCCCTTTTGCAAGGGGAGAGGTTCTGCTCCAGTCCGGGAGTTTGACTGTGGTCGCCAATGCGGCGTTACCGGAGGAAAGACGGCTGATGGTGCTGGAAACCGCGGACGGGCGCGTCATGACGGTCATGACGCCGGCGATGGCGGATAAGCTGGGTTTCTACCAGCTTGACGGCCTGTCGGCGGCTGACCTGCGTCAAAAGCTGCAGGAAGCGGGAGTGGCGCTGCATGGCGCCGATGAGATTTTCTATTTCTCTGCGGAGGATAAAAACACATTGATGCAGGAAGCTTCGGAGAATTGCATCCGTCCTCTGAGCATTCAGGATGAAGCGATCTTCAACCAGTTTCAGGGGGCTGCGACAGAGCAGGACCTGGATGACGCCTATGTCGAGCTGGATCATTGGGAAGTCGTCGGCGCTGTTGTTGACGACCGTCTGGTTTGCGCCGCCAGCATGTATCCCTGGGACAGTTATCCCGGCGATCAGGCGCGCATCGCGGATCTGGGCGTGCTGACGTTGCCTCCCTTCAGAGGCCAGGGATACGCCCGTAAAGTGGTGCGCGCTATTTGCAGACGCGCCAGTGAGAAGGGGTACGAACCCCAGTACCGTTGTCAGTTCGATAATCAGGCGTCGGCGTCTCTGGCCAAGGCGGTCGGGCTGACCTGGTTCGGCAGGTGGGAAGTGATCTCGCCGGATTCCGCTGCCTGA